A segment of the Candidatus Stygibacter australis genome:
ATCCGGCATTACAAAAAGCTGAGATAGAATGAAATACTGCAATATATATGGTGTGCAATCCCTGCCCGAAATCTTTGGCGAACCGCCAGTACAGGATTATCGCACCCAATATTTCGATAGAGATCGTAACCAGGACAATATTCTTAACCAGCATCACCATATCCAGCTTGTTGGATTCTCCCACCATATTCTGGATAAGATTCTCGCTGCGCATTTTCATCTTTTGCCCGATCATGATAAAGAAGGCTCCTGATATCGTCATTATCCCCAGAGCACCTATCTGGATCAGAATAAGGATTACCATCTGTCCAAATAAGGAAAAATATGCCCCCGTATCCTGAACTATCAATCCCGTAACACACGTTGCCGAAGTGGCAGTAAAAAGTGCATCAATAAATGGAGTCTCGGTGTTTGACGCCGTTGCTGCAGGCAGCATCAAAAGCATCGTACCCACACTGATAGTCAAAATAAAACTTATCATAAAAAAACCAGGCGGATTATCTGAAATATGGTCTATCAGCGAACTTTTCTGATGATCCATATAACCTGCTGAACGGTTACGAATACTAACTAATATCTGCCTTCCCAGAAGATAAAAAAGAAATAAACTCGCTGGTAAATGCAGAAATATACTCACCAGGAGAATAAAGAGATCCGGTAGACGCAATAAGAACCGCTGGAAGGTAAATTGATACCGTGTCTCATGAATTATCAGGTATAATACAAATATTATCTCACTAAAAGAAGTGTAATAATACATTGTAATGCCCGATAATTCTACCGAGAGAAACAGCAAAAAGAAGTTTATCACTGCAAAAACATAGAGTATCCGGTTAAGCAGATAATCCAGCTTTTGATGTGATTGCAGATTTTCGTTTGTCATTGATTTATCTACTGGAGAGTATCTACTTCCCTCACAAGCTGATCAAATATATCATTTATGCCCTGGGCAGCATCAATCTTAGTGATCTTCACTTTACCCTGGAAGAAATCAAGTAGTTTCTTAGCCTGCTCCTGATAGATGTCTATCCGACGCTGAACTTCCTGAGGCTTATCATCTTCACGCGTTACCAAAGTCCCGCCGCAAACATCG
Coding sequences within it:
- a CDS encoding potassium transporter TrkG, with the protein product MTNENLQSHQKLDYLLNRILYVFAVINFFLLFLSVELSGITMYYYTSFSEIIFVLYLIIHETRYQFTFQRFLLRLPDLFILLVSIFLHLPASLFLFYLLGRQILVSIRNRSAGYMDHQKSSLIDHISDNPPGFFMISFILTISVGTMLLMLPAATASNTETPFIDALFTATSATCVTGLIVQDTGAYFSLFGQMVILILIQIGALGIMTISGAFFIMIGQKMKMRSENLIQNMVGESNKLDMVMLVKNIVLVTISIEILGAIILYWRFAKDFGQGLHTIYIAVFHSISAFCNAG